The following are from one region of the Jatrophihabitans telluris genome:
- a CDS encoding helix-turn-helix transcriptional regulator, with translation MPVPPQPLVGRAAELAVLVGAIEDAARGDKAAVIVAGDAGVGKTRLLAEVVEIADHNGVASLIGHCLDFGDVGLPYLPVTEAFGRLARHEPELFDAIRDQYPVIERLLPQHRVIGASTAASSVPMDRAELFASVLGALGLIGEARPTLFVVEDAHWADQSSRDLLGFLLARLDSERIALVISYRSDDLHRRHPLRAAVAEWSRRAGVRRLTLEPLTESDSRLLIEQLHPEPLTAAQLQRVLRRADGNAFFTEELLASELDLDQGLDSESLVPTALAELLLLRLERVSDEAKQLARTAAVAGRSVRHRTLAAVSGLAADHLDLALRELIDGQLLQPQGAERYRFRHALLAEAIYDDLLPGERVRLHARFAEVLADSAIPATAAELARHARESHDLVTAVRAGIQAGEEAMRVAAPDEGMRQFETALELLPAARGAEGWDADDPGLDLTELSLRAVEAASAAGHLSRARGLADEALLRLPQTALAEQRARVLMAVGTQAALVEGELDALSATAEALKLVPLEPATELRARLAALRARTLSQLGRDDESARWAEECLLVAERLQRPDLAADARATLAILDRRAGDPDRAADELQRIADQAQQAGELGSELRVRFQLGVLQLGRGDLPAAERDYRRCWERAVETGRPWAAWGIDARCHLALTLFMLGEWDEAERVVDTSGERPPQFAAVKLTAAGFAVRAARGDRGLITDLPALRRRWRQDGVIAIWGLGQVMELHAQSGEPSRALQAYDELLAVIADIWQQPHFMANIRLATVGLGALGTAATTATESERDALLERGRGLHRAGVDAAAPGWTSDRHPGPEANAWLTRLEAEWARLRWLTAVDPPAEAEHLNLWLAAIEQFAGLPYERARCQARFAAVARAAGRTAQAQEALVAASSVAVRLRATPLLSELEALEPRPASRAGSGPHSRPAPDNRQGLPHTGLAALTDREREVLTVLQSGRTNRQIARQLYISEKTVSVHVSNILAKLGVRSRTEAAAVAGREGG, from the coding sequence TGGTCGGGGCGATCGAGGATGCGGCGCGTGGCGACAAGGCGGCGGTGATCGTGGCGGGCGATGCCGGGGTCGGTAAGACCCGGCTGCTCGCTGAGGTCGTCGAAATCGCCGACCACAACGGTGTCGCATCGCTCATCGGGCACTGCCTGGACTTCGGTGACGTCGGGCTGCCGTACCTCCCCGTCACCGAGGCGTTCGGCCGGTTGGCTCGCCACGAGCCCGAGCTCTTCGATGCCATTCGCGACCAGTACCCCGTCATCGAAAGGCTTCTCCCGCAACATCGAGTGATCGGAGCGAGCACCGCGGCCTCATCGGTGCCGATGGACCGCGCTGAGCTCTTCGCGTCTGTGCTCGGCGCATTGGGGCTGATCGGGGAGGCTCGTCCGACACTGTTCGTGGTCGAAGACGCACATTGGGCCGACCAATCCAGTCGTGACCTGCTCGGCTTCCTGCTGGCGCGGTTGGACTCGGAGCGAATCGCTCTGGTGATCTCTTACCGCTCGGACGATCTGCATCGGCGTCATCCGCTGCGCGCGGCCGTGGCCGAGTGGAGCCGTCGGGCGGGCGTTCGCCGTCTGACGCTGGAACCGTTGACCGAGTCGGACTCCCGACTTCTGATCGAGCAGCTGCACCCGGAGCCGCTGACCGCCGCTCAGCTGCAGCGTGTCCTGCGGCGCGCTGACGGCAATGCCTTCTTCACGGAGGAGTTGCTGGCCAGCGAACTCGACCTCGACCAGGGCCTCGATTCGGAATCGCTGGTTCCCACCGCGCTGGCCGAATTGCTGCTGCTGCGGCTGGAACGCGTTTCCGACGAGGCCAAACAGCTCGCCCGCACCGCGGCCGTGGCCGGCCGTTCGGTTCGGCATCGCACCCTTGCGGCGGTGTCCGGTCTCGCGGCCGATCACCTCGACCTCGCCTTGCGGGAGCTCATCGACGGCCAACTGCTTCAACCGCAGGGCGCCGAACGCTATCGATTCCGCCACGCACTGCTCGCCGAGGCGATTTACGACGACCTGTTGCCAGGCGAGCGCGTGCGGCTGCATGCCCGCTTCGCCGAGGTCCTCGCTGATTCGGCCATCCCGGCGACGGCGGCGGAACTGGCCAGGCATGCCCGGGAATCGCATGACCTCGTGACCGCCGTTCGGGCCGGGATCCAGGCAGGCGAGGAGGCGATGCGGGTCGCGGCGCCGGATGAGGGGATGCGCCAGTTCGAAACCGCGCTGGAGCTTCTTCCCGCCGCCCGTGGCGCTGAGGGCTGGGACGCTGACGATCCCGGCTTGGATCTCACCGAACTCAGCCTGCGGGCCGTCGAGGCTGCCTCCGCCGCGGGCCACCTCAGCCGAGCGCGTGGTCTGGCCGACGAGGCTCTCCTTCGGCTGCCGCAGACCGCCCTGGCCGAGCAACGCGCTCGGGTTCTGATGGCCGTCGGTACCCAGGCCGCGCTGGTCGAAGGCGAGTTGGACGCGCTTTCCGCCACCGCCGAGGCGTTGAAGCTGGTGCCGCTCGAGCCGGCCACCGAACTGCGCGCCCGGCTTGCGGCGTTGCGGGCGCGGACCCTGTCGCAACTCGGCCGGGACGACGAGTCCGCGCGCTGGGCCGAGGAATGCCTTCTCGTCGCCGAACGCTTACAACGGCCCGACCTGGCCGCCGATGCCCGAGCCACGCTGGCGATTCTCGATCGTCGCGCGGGCGATCCCGATCGCGCGGCCGACGAATTGCAGCGAATCGCGGATCAGGCCCAGCAGGCCGGCGAGCTGGGATCGGAGTTGCGGGTGCGCTTCCAGCTCGGTGTCCTGCAGCTGGGCCGCGGCGACCTCCCGGCCGCCGAGCGTGATTACCGACGCTGCTGGGAACGCGCCGTCGAAACCGGGCGTCCGTGGGCGGCCTGGGGGATCGATGCCCGCTGTCATCTGGCCCTGACCCTGTTCATGCTGGGGGAGTGGGACGAGGCGGAGCGAGTCGTCGACACCAGCGGCGAACGTCCACCGCAGTTCGCTGCGGTGAAGCTGACTGCTGCCGGCTTTGCTGTGCGGGCGGCCCGGGGCGATCGTGGCCTGATCACCGATCTGCCGGCGTTGCGCCGGCGTTGGCGCCAGGACGGTGTCATCGCGATCTGGGGTCTCGGCCAGGTGATGGAGCTGCATGCCCAGAGCGGGGAGCCGAGCAGGGCGTTGCAGGCCTACGACGAACTGCTGGCAGTTATCGCCGATATCTGGCAGCAGCCCCACTTCATGGCCAATATTCGCCTCGCCACAGTTGGCTTGGGAGCCTTGGGCACGGCCGCAACGACCGCCACCGAGTCCGAGCGCGACGCTCTGCTTGAGCGGGGCCGCGGCCTGCATCGGGCCGGCGTCGACGCTGCAGCTCCGGGGTGGACCTCTGACCGCCATCCGGGCCCGGAGGCCAATGCGTGGCTCACCCGACTCGAAGCCGAGTGGGCCCGGTTGCGCTGGCTCACCGCAGTTGACCCGCCCGCCGAAGCCGAACATCTCAATCTCTGGCTGGCCGCGATCGAGCAGTTCGCCGGCCTCCCCTACGAACGCGCCCGCTGCCAGGCGCGATTCGCTGCCGTGGCCCGGGCGGCCGGACGAACTGCGCAGGCGCAGGAAGCCCTGGTGGCGGCCTCGAGCGTTGCCGTTCGTTTGAGAGCTACACCCTTGCTGAGCGAGCTGGAAGCCCTTGAACCTCGTCCCGCGTCGCGAGCGGGCTCCGGACCGCACTCGCGCCCCGCGCCGGACAACCGGCAGGGCCTGCCTCACACCGGGCTGGCGGCGTTGACCGACCGGGAACGGGAGGTGTTGACCGTGCTCCAGTCCGGCCGAACGAATCGACAGATTGCCCGACAGCTCTACATAAGCGAAAAGACCGTCAGCGTGCACGTCTCCAACATCCTGGCCAAGCTCGGCGTGCGGAGTCGAACCGAGGCTGCCGCCGTCGCCGGTAGGGAAGGCGGCTAG
- the rpsB gene encoding 30S ribosomal protein S2 has protein sequence MAVVTMKNLLDSGVHFGHQTRRWNPKMKRFIFTERNGIYIIDLQQTLTYIDRAYEFVKETVAHGGSVMFIGTKKQAQEAIAEQATRVGMPYVNQRWLGGMLTNFSTVYKRLQRLKELEAMEANGWEGTATKKEQLILTREKIKLERTLGGIREMSKTPSAVWIVDTKKEHIAVGEAHKLNIPVIAILDTNCDPDEVDYKIPGNDDAIRSAALLTRVIADAVAEGLMARAGAAANAGRDEKPEPGQLGTDEPLADWEKELLQPTEVAGEVSGAETVAEVPPAAEVAPAEAVAEAADAADAKVEAEQPAADAS, from the coding sequence ATGGCCGTCGTCACTATGAAGAACCTGCTCGACTCCGGTGTGCACTTCGGACACCAGACCCGGCGCTGGAACCCGAAGATGAAGCGGTTCATCTTCACCGAGCGCAACGGCATCTACATCATCGATCTGCAGCAGACGCTGACCTACATCGACCGCGCGTACGAGTTCGTCAAGGAAACGGTCGCCCACGGCGGCAGCGTCATGTTCATCGGTACCAAGAAGCAGGCCCAAGAGGCCATCGCCGAGCAGGCCACCCGCGTGGGTATGCCCTACGTCAACCAGCGCTGGCTCGGCGGCATGCTCACCAACTTCTCGACCGTCTACAAGCGGCTTCAGCGTCTGAAGGAGCTCGAAGCCATGGAGGCCAACGGCTGGGAGGGGACTGCGACGAAGAAGGAGCAGCTCATCCTGACCCGCGAGAAGATCAAGCTCGAGCGGACCCTCGGCGGCATCCGTGAGATGTCGAAGACGCCCAGCGCGGTATGGATCGTCGACACGAAGAAGGAGCACATCGCGGTCGGTGAGGCCCACAAGCTGAACATCCCCGTCATCGCGATCCTCGACACCAACTGCGATCCCGACGAGGTCGACTACAAGATCCCGGGTAACGACGATGCAATCCGCAGCGCCGCCCTGCTCACCCGCGTGATCGCCGACGCCGTTGCCGAGGGCCTGATGGCCCGAGCCGGCGCCGCCGCCAACGCCGGTCGCGACGAGAAGCCGGAGCCCGGCCAGCTGGGTACCGACGAGCCGCTCGCGGACTGGGAGAAGGAACTCCTGCAGCCGACCGAGGTTGCCGGTGAGGTCAGCGGTGCCGAGACGGTCGCCGAGGTCCCCCCGGCAGCCGAGGTCGCACCGGCCGAGGCCGTCGCCGAGGCTGCTGACGCGGCCGACGCCAAGGTCGAGGCCGAGCAGCCCGCCGCCGACGCCTCCTGA
- the tsf gene encoding translation elongation factor Ts: MAITAADVKKLRDATGAGMMDAKKALEAADGDFDKAVEELRIKGAGKAAKRGAERETSNGLVAAAENAMIELACETDFVAKNEQFQALAGDIVAHFVKSDVSDVESLLAETLADGETVAKNIDALNALIGEKIELRRAVKLEGKIATYLHKKSADLPAQVGVLVSFTGDDVEAARSAAMQVAALKASYLTREDVPADTVENEKRIAEEIARNEGKPEAAISRIVEGRVNGFFKENVLIEQSSVHDSKKTVKALLDEAGVSLTGFARFEVGAA, encoded by the coding sequence ATGGCGATTACCGCCGCAGACGTGAAGAAGCTCCGCGACGCCACTGGCGCGGGGATGATGGATGCCAAGAAGGCACTCGAGGCCGCCGACGGCGATTTCGACAAGGCCGTCGAGGAGTTGCGCATCAAGGGTGCGGGCAAGGCCGCCAAGCGTGGGGCCGAGCGTGAGACCAGCAACGGTCTCGTCGCCGCCGCCGAGAACGCGATGATCGAGCTCGCCTGCGAGACCGACTTCGTGGCCAAGAACGAGCAGTTCCAGGCTCTGGCCGGTGACATCGTCGCGCATTTCGTGAAGTCCGACGTCAGCGACGTCGAGTCCTTGCTCGCCGAGACGCTCGCCGACGGCGAGACCGTGGCCAAGAACATCGACGCGCTCAACGCCCTGATCGGCGAGAAGATCGAGCTGCGCCGAGCGGTCAAGCTCGAAGGCAAGATCGCCACCTACCTGCACAAGAAGTCAGCCGATCTGCCGGCTCAGGTCGGTGTGCTGGTCTCGTTCACCGGCGACGACGTCGAGGCCGCCCGTAGCGCGGCGATGCAGGTAGCGGCGCTCAAGGCGTCCTACCTCACTCGCGAGGACGTCCCGGCCGACACGGTCGAGAACGAGAAGCGCATCGCCGAGGAGATCGCCCGCAACGAAGGCAAGCCCGAAGCCGCGATCAGCCGCATCGTCGAGGGCCGAGTCAACGGCTTCTTCAAGGAGAACGTGCTGATCGAGCAGTCCTCCGTGCACGACTCGAAGAAGACCGTCAAGGCGCTGCTGGACGAAGCCGGTGTGAGCCTGACCGGGTTCGCCCGCTTCGAGGTCGGCGCTGCCTGA
- the pyrH gene encoding UMP kinase: protein MAPFSTDGSERAAPPAYRRVLLKLSGEVFGGGRVGVDPEVVQSIARQIAEVHRNGTQVAVVVGGGNFFRGEELSQRGMDRDRADYMGMLGTVMNCLALQDFLEKAGVPTRVQTAITMGQIAEPYIPRRAERHLEKGRAVIFGAGAGLPYFSTDTTAAQRALEIGCQVLLMGKSGVDGVYDSDPKFNPNAVKFDRISYDDVLRRGLKVADATAFSLCRDNAMPIIVFDLADGNIARVVRGEKIGTVVSATG from the coding sequence ATGGCCCCTTTCTCGACCGACGGGTCCGAACGTGCGGCGCCGCCGGCTTACCGGCGTGTCCTGCTCAAGCTCTCGGGTGAGGTTTTCGGCGGCGGCAGGGTCGGCGTCGACCCAGAGGTCGTCCAGTCGATCGCCCGTCAGATCGCCGAAGTGCACCGCAACGGCACCCAGGTCGCCGTCGTGGTCGGCGGCGGCAATTTCTTCCGCGGCGAGGAACTGTCCCAGCGGGGCATGGACCGCGACCGCGCCGACTACATGGGCATGCTGGGCACGGTCATGAACTGCCTGGCCCTTCAGGACTTCCTCGAGAAGGCCGGTGTTCCCACCCGAGTGCAGACGGCGATCACGATGGGCCAGATCGCCGAGCCCTACATCCCTCGCCGCGCCGAGCGTCACCTGGAGAAGGGCCGTGCGGTCATCTTCGGAGCCGGCGCGGGCCTGCCGTACTTCTCCACCGATACGACAGCCGCGCAGCGGGCCCTGGAGATCGGGTGCCAGGTCTTGTTGATGGGCAAGAGCGGCGTCGACGGCGTCTACGACTCCGACCCCAAGTTCAACCCGAATGCGGTGAAATTCGACCGCATCTCCTATGACGATGTGCTGCGCCGCGGGCTGAAGGTCGCCGACGCGACAGCTTTCAGCCTCTGCCGAGACAACGCGATGCCGATCATCGTGTTCGATCTTGCGGATGGCAACATCGCGCGAGTCGTTCGTGGTGAGAAGATCGGCACCGTGGTCTCGGCCACCGGCTGA
- the frr gene encoding ribosome recycling factor produces MIEETLFEAEEKMEKAVSVLHNDLGGLRTGRASASAFNRIAIDYYGAMTPLSQLASVSIPEARMAVIKPYDASQLGALEKAIRDSDLGVNPTNDGNLIRVVFPQLTEERRRDFVKLARSRGEDAKVSIRSVRRHANETFNKLVKDGEVGEDDARRAEADLQKATDRYVAQVDESVKTKEAELLEV; encoded by the coding sequence GTGATCGAGGAAACGCTCTTCGAAGCCGAGGAGAAGATGGAGAAGGCTGTGAGCGTTCTCCACAACGATCTCGGCGGTCTGCGCACGGGCCGCGCCTCGGCAAGCGCGTTCAACCGCATCGCGATCGACTACTACGGTGCGATGACCCCCCTGTCGCAGTTGGCATCGGTCAGCATTCCCGAGGCCAGGATGGCCGTCATCAAGCCCTACGACGCCTCCCAGCTCGGTGCGCTGGAGAAGGCGATCCGCGACAGTGACCTTGGCGTGAACCCCACCAACGACGGCAACCTGATCCGGGTCGTCTTCCCGCAACTGACCGAGGAACGGCGTCGCGACTTCGTGAAGTTGGCACGCAGCCGCGGCGAGGACGCGAAGGTGTCGATCAGGTCTGTGCGCAGGCATGCCAACGAGACGTTCAACAAGCTGGTCAAGGACGGCGAGGTGGGCGAGGACGACGCGCGTCGGGCCGAAGCCGACCTGCAGAAGGCGACCGACCGCTACGTGGCTCAAGTCGACGAGTCGGTCAAGACCAAAGAAGCAGAGCTGCTCGAAGTCTGA
- a CDS encoding phosphatidate cytidylyltransferase produces the protein MVDTPEDPDAPEDPEHHDASEDPDAPGEPDDLGDPEPAATGRHGGSGMSAAEIIARARAADPAAASRPSRSARRAAEQAEALAERVEAATDEPSMTRHLAVVASPVPLIEDLPVAVRTSRAGRNLPAAIGVGAGLGALVLASVFLYRPSFAVILVIAAAIGVYEMVQAISTVEARPPLVPLVVGGVAMDAAAWFRGPDGLVGALLLTVLGVVVWRLADGAAGYLPDVASGVFIALYVPFLAGFAALMVHPDDGAARIVMFILAVVCSDTGGYAAGVLFGKHPMAPTVSPKKSWEGFAGSLVGSSISGSLLMVFCFHHEWWKGVIFGLAIAVTATLGDLGESMIKRDLGLKDMGKLLPGHGGIMDRLDSLLPCAPVAYLLLAAFVPH, from the coding sequence ATGGTCGACACCCCCGAGGACCCCGACGCCCCCGAGGACCCCGAGCACCACGACGCTTCCGAGGACCCCGACGCCCCCGGCGAGCCAGACGACCTCGGCGACCCTGAACCGGCCGCTACCGGGCGCCACGGTGGATCGGGTATGTCCGCCGCCGAGATCATCGCCAGAGCGCGCGCCGCCGATCCGGCCGCGGCCAGCCGTCCGTCCCGGTCGGCTCGGCGTGCCGCCGAGCAGGCTGAGGCGCTCGCGGAACGGGTCGAGGCCGCCACGGACGAACCGAGCATGACGCGCCACCTCGCGGTCGTCGCCTCGCCGGTCCCGCTGATCGAGGACCTTCCGGTCGCCGTGCGCACCTCGCGTGCCGGACGCAATCTGCCCGCCGCCATCGGGGTCGGCGCGGGTTTGGGCGCCCTGGTGTTGGCGTCGGTATTTCTCTACCGACCGAGCTTCGCGGTCATCCTCGTCATCGCTGCCGCGATCGGCGTGTACGAGATGGTGCAGGCCATCTCCACCGTCGAGGCCCGGCCGCCGTTGGTCCCGCTGGTCGTAGGCGGTGTCGCGATGGACGCGGCCGCGTGGTTCCGCGGACCGGACGGCCTGGTCGGTGCGCTGTTGCTCACCGTGCTCGGGGTCGTCGTGTGGCGCCTGGCCGACGGGGCCGCGGGCTACCTGCCCGATGTCGCCTCCGGCGTGTTCATCGCCTTGTACGTACCATTCCTGGCCGGCTTTGCCGCCCTCATGGTCCATCCCGACGACGGGGCCGCGCGGATCGTCATGTTCATCCTGGCGGTGGTGTGCTCCGACACCGGGGGGTACGCGGCTGGTGTGTTGTTCGGCAAGCATCCGATGGCGCCGACCGTCTCGCCCAAGAAGTCCTGGGAGGGCTTCGCCGGCTCGCTGGTGGGAAGCTCGATTTCGGGGTCCCTGCTCATGGTCTTCTGTTTTCATCACGAGTGGTGGAAGGGTGTCATCTTCGGGCTGGCGATCGCCGTTACGGCGACCCTGGGCGATCTCGGCGAGTCGATGATCAAGCGGGACCTGGGCCTGAAGGACATGGGCAAGCTGCTTCCTGGTCACGGCGGGATCATGGACCGGCTCGACTCCCTGCTTCCCTGCGCGCCCGTCGCGTACCTGTTACTCGCGGCCTTCGTTCCGCACTGA
- the rlmN gene encoding 23S rRNA (adenine(2503)-C(2))-methyltransferase RlmN: MTSLPLVFDAPRRGLPPRHFADLSPEQRRQAVVELGEKPFRADQLARQYYGRLVNDPDQMTDLPAAARELLGKALFPPLLTEVRHVETDRGTTRKTLWKLHDGTLVESVLMRYRDRLTVCVSSQAGCGMACPFCATGQGGLNRNLSTAEIVEQAVAAARVAAAGELPGGPVRLSNVVFMGMGEPLANYNRVAASLHRLIDPSPSGLGLSQRSITVSTVGLVPAVNRLADEGLNVTLAVSLHAPDDELRDTLVPVNTRWKVREVLEAADAYASRTGRRYSIEYAMIRNINDQAWRGDLLGQLLSGRLAHVNLIPLNPTPGSKWDASPKHVEEEFVARIAAHGVSVTVRDTRGREIDGACGQLAAKA; the protein is encoded by the coding sequence ATGACTTCATTGCCTCTGGTGTTCGATGCCCCCCGCCGCGGTCTTCCGCCGCGACACTTCGCCGACTTATCGCCCGAACAGCGTCGACAGGCGGTCGTCGAACTGGGGGAGAAGCCCTTCCGGGCCGATCAGCTGGCCCGCCAGTACTACGGCCGGCTCGTCAACGATCCGGACCAGATGACCGATCTGCCCGCCGCCGCGCGGGAACTGCTCGGCAAGGCGCTGTTCCCTCCGCTGCTCACCGAAGTCCGCCACGTCGAGACCGATCGCGGAACCACCCGCAAGACCCTGTGGAAACTGCACGACGGCACGCTCGTCGAGAGCGTGTTGATGCGCTACCGGGACCGGCTCACGGTCTGCGTCTCCAGCCAGGCCGGCTGCGGTATGGCCTGCCCCTTCTGTGCCACCGGGCAGGGCGGCCTGAACCGCAACCTGTCGACAGCCGAGATCGTCGAGCAGGCGGTCGCGGCGGCTCGGGTCGCCGCCGCCGGTGAATTGCCCGGCGGTCCGGTCCGGCTGTCGAACGTGGTGTTCATGGGCATGGGTGAACCGCTGGCCAACTACAACCGCGTCGCCGCGTCCCTGCACCGGCTCATCGACCCGTCGCCGTCCGGGCTCGGCCTGTCCCAGCGCTCGATCACGGTTTCCACCGTGGGTCTCGTCCCGGCCGTGAACCGGCTTGCCGACGAGGGCCTGAACGTGACCCTAGCCGTTTCGCTGCACGCGCCGGACGACGAACTGCGTGACACCCTGGTGCCGGTCAACACCCGCTGGAAGGTGCGCGAGGTGTTGGAGGCCGCCGACGCCTACGCGTCGCGAACCGGGCGCCGGTACTCGATCGAGTACGCCATGATCCGCAACATCAACGATCAGGCCTGGCGTGGGGACCTGCTGGGGCAGCTGCTGTCCGGCCGCCTGGCGCACGTCAACCTCATCCCGCTGAACCCGACTCCAGGGTCGAAATGGGATGCCTCACCCAAGCACGTCGAGGAAGAGTTCGTGGCGCGGATCGCGGCTCACGGAGTGTCGGTCACCGTTCGCGACACCCGCGGTCGCGAGATCGACGGAGCCTGCGGGCAACTCGCGGCCAAAGCCTGA
- a CDS encoding pyridoxamine 5'-phosphate oxidase family protein, producing MTEPVSLPSTDPALNGGGRTQPSRMSEKFPGNDAAALRRLVADAQVAHVSFALQEQPMVLPIAVAMDDDGQLLLHGSTGSRWLRVLGEGIPAAMALTSIDALVVARSAFESSMHYRSAVLFGHCVPIEEAAKTRALDVLTEALIPGRTSEVRRPRSKELAATLVLRFAAEEWSLKVSDGWPEDPEDDVAGPAWAGVLPRTPRYQEAIAAPDLRPGIGLPSSVAALLS from the coding sequence GTGACCGAACCTGTTTCGCTACCGAGCACTGATCCCGCACTCAACGGAGGGGGACGGACGCAGCCGAGCCGGATGAGTGAGAAGTTCCCGGGCAATGACGCGGCCGCGCTGCGTCGGTTGGTCGCCGACGCCCAGGTCGCCCATGTGTCCTTCGCGCTGCAGGAGCAGCCGATGGTGCTCCCGATCGCCGTGGCGATGGACGATGACGGTCAGCTGCTGCTGCACGGTTCGACCGGGTCACGCTGGCTGCGCGTGCTCGGCGAAGGCATCCCCGCCGCGATGGCCCTCACCAGCATTGACGCGCTCGTTGTTGCGCGCTCTGCGTTCGAGTCCTCGATGCATTACCGCAGCGCCGTGCTCTTCGGCCACTGTGTGCCCATCGAGGAAGCAGCCAAGACTCGTGCGCTCGACGTTCTGACCGAAGCCCTCATCCCGGGACGCACGAGTGAGGTGCGCCGCCCCCGGTCCAAGGAGCTTGCCGCGACGCTCGTGCTGCGGTTCGCGGCGGAGGAGTGGAGCCTCAAGGTCAGCGACGGCTGGCCCGAGGATCCTGAAGACGACGTGGCTGGGCCCGCCTGGGCCGGGGTGCTCCCGCGGACTCCCCGCTACCAGGAGGCCATTGCCGCCCCCGACCTCCGTCCAGGCATCGGCCTGCCCTCGTCCGTCGCGGCCCTGTTGAGCTGA
- a CDS encoding XRE family transcriptional regulator, which yields MWNDTGMVHHGKGELSTEGPTPAATIGRRIRQLRSARGWSLSHVAAAAGLGKATLSEIEAGRRNPTLETLYAIAAQLGVGLADLLREPGEQPPTPRVYGAAVSAVLIDVYDDPTVTTEIYRLTVTPGVQQVSPGHGAGVTEQLLVTAGQLRAGPLGDQVEVSAGQNAKWESSGEHGYLAIGEDPVEAVLIIRHPREF from the coding sequence ATGTGGAACGATACCGGGATGGTCCACCACGGCAAGGGAGAGCTGTCGACCGAAGGACCCACGCCGGCCGCGACGATCGGCCGCCGGATCCGCCAACTGCGCTCGGCTCGAGGCTGGTCGCTGTCCCACGTCGCAGCAGCGGCGGGACTGGGCAAGGCGACGCTGTCTGAGATCGAGGCCGGACGCCGCAATCCGACTCTGGAAACCCTGTACGCGATCGCGGCCCAACTCGGGGTGGGCCTGGCGGACCTGCTGAGGGAGCCCGGGGAGCAGCCCCCCACCCCGCGCGTGTACGGAGCGGCCGTGTCGGCCGTTCTCATCGATGTCTATGACGACCCCACCGTCACCACCGAGATCTATCGGCTGACGGTGACGCCGGGAGTCCAGCAGGTCTCACCCGGCCACGGCGCAGGCGTCACCGAACAGCTTCTCGTCACCGCCGGCCAGCTGCGCGCCGGACCGCTCGGGGACCAGGTCGAGGTCAGCGCGGGACAGAACGCGAAATGGGAATCCAGCGGCGAACACGGCTATCTCGCCATCGGGGAAGATCCCGTCGAGGCCGTCCTCATCATCCGTCACCCGCGCGAGTTCTGA